One Oryza glaberrima chromosome 11, OglaRS2, whole genome shotgun sequence genomic region harbors:
- the LOC127755233 gene encoding uncharacterized protein LOC127755233 has translation MEPAGNIILGAMWKVVSATIKAVKTARRNKARCRELALRAKEVKGVLREYRKAASGGDAATTTRGILCRLKAAIDDALKLAESCGRRSRSNNGGLLSRLQLHRLVASDGLAAKLDDVNGRITSCLVDLQAAIAVRSMMDNYRRANNPVRENNGGKGGRWRRGNNKAAGQPRRRHRAVDDVAGVPICHVHHHFMIEEEGSTSCSVM, from the exons ATGGAGCCGGCGGGCAACATCATCCTGGGCGCGATGTGGAAGGTGGTTTCGGCGACCATCAAGGCGGTGAAGACGGCTCGCCGGAACAAGGCCAGGTGCCGGGAGCTCGCCCTGCGAGCGAAGGAAGTCAAAGGCGTCCTGAGGGAGTACAGGaaggcggccagcggcggcgacgcggcgacgacgacgcgggggATCCTGTGCAGGCTCAAGGCCGCCATCGACGACGCGCTCAAGCTCGCCGAGTCCTGCGGTCGCCGGAGCAGGAGCAACAACGGCGGTCTTCTCTCCAGGCTCCAGCTCCACAGGCTCGTGGCCAGCGACGGGCTCGCCGCCAAGCTCGACGACGTCAACGGTAGGATCACCAGCTGCCTCGTCGACCTCCAAGCCGCCATTGCCGTCCGCAGCATGATGGACAATTATCGCCGTGCAAACAACCCA GTCAGGGAGAACAATGGAGGAAAGGGCGGTAGATGGAGGAGAGGCAATAATAAGGCGGCCGGCCAGccacggcgccgccaccgcgccgtcgacgacgtcgccggcgttCCCATCTGCCATGTGCACCACCACTTCATGATAGAGGAGGAGGGCTCCACCTCCTGCTCCGTGATGTGA